In Patescibacteria group bacterium, a genomic segment contains:
- a CDS encoding prepilin-type N-terminal cleavage/methylation domain-containing protein, producing the protein MRKRINGYTLIELLVVVAILGTVGFIVTQIFFTVLQSTAKTDLTREVKQNGDYALSVMEKMVRNAIGLDNVVNPCPFTNRNSLQITNPGNPSTTTTFSLSGNQIASTGGMLTNTKVRANNLFFTCTRTSGKPDLIMISFALTQANVSATRPEEKASINFQTTVSLRNY; encoded by the coding sequence ATGAGAAAAAGAATTAACGGTTATACCCTAATTGAGCTTTTAGTCGTGGTGGCAATTTTAGGCACGGTCGGCTTTATCGTGACGCAAATTTTCTTTACGGTTTTACAAAGCACGGCTAAAACCGACCTAACCAGGGAGGTTAAGCAAAACGGTGATTACGCGCTTTCGGTGATGGAAAAGATGGTTAGAAACGCCATTGGTTTAGATAACGTGGTTAATCCTTGTCCTTTTACCAATCGTAATTCTTTGCAAATAACCAACCCCGGAAATCCCTCGACAACAACAACCTTTTCGCTTTCGGGTAACCAGATCGCCTCAACTGGCGGCATGTTGACGAATACTAAAGTTAGAGCCAATAATTTATTTTTTACCTGTACGAGAACTTCGGGTAAGCCCGATCTTATCATGATCAGTTTTGCTTTAACTCAAGCCAATGTTTCAGCCACGCGTCCCGAAGAAAAAGCCTCAATAAATTTCCAGACGACAGTTTCTCTAAGAAATTACTAA
- a CDS encoding type II secretion system GspH family protein produces the protein MLAKNRGFTLIELLLVIAVGAILFTVGLARYNDFNKRQTVKQAAFDLRNDLQSAKTKAFTGNKSSCATLDRYRVSFTANNYQTNAVCVSPAGSGTTTTFPLPAGVNISNSPQPIEFKILGQGVETQRTICLFGFNLYYKIIVTTTGEIQDGGFVTSCS, from the coding sequence ATGTTAGCCAAAAACCGTGGTTTTACCTTAATCGAGCTGCTTTTGGTGATCGCCGTGGGCGCGATTCTTTTTACCGTCGGTTTGGCCAGATACAATGATTTTAATAAACGCCAGACCGTAAAACAGGCCGCCTTTGACTTAAGAAATGACTTACAATCGGCCAAGACGAAAGCCTTTACCGGCAATAAAAGTTCCTGCGCGACTCTTGATCGTTACCGGGTAAGTTTTACGGCTAATAATTATCAAACTAACGCTGTTTGCGTTTCGCCTGCAGGTTCTGGGACGACAACAACTTTTCCCTTACCTGCTGGCGTAAATATTTCCAATTCACCCCAACCCATTGAATTTAAGATATTAGGACAGGGCGTTGAAACTCAACGGACGATTTGTCTTTTTGGTTTTAATTTATACTATAAAATCATCGTTACCACGACAGGAGAAATTCAGGATGGCGGTTTTGTCACCTCTTGCTCATAA
- a CDS encoding prepilin-type N-terminal cleavage/methylation domain-containing protein, which produces MLKLKKIAGFTLIELLVVLVLIGILASIGILTNYPQQMKKTRDSKRKADMEKVRSALEMYRADSNCYPEALNFNGTTALTYSGRTYLDPIPGDATRYSYTSSGPVLCRNGFLLNASLETGGVYQVTTEGSNVIIVTPTPTPIPTPIPTPQQCKTINVSCTYDGDCCAGLACSPGTRTCQYSCSVYGGGTCNTTSGCTGLGKICSGTYSYPNSCVSSKPCCCVAGSDGGF; this is translated from the coding sequence ATGTTAAAACTTAAAAAAATTGCCGGTTTTACCCTCATTGAGCTTTTGGTGGTTCTTGTTTTAATCGGCATTTTGGCGAGTATTGGAATTTTGACTAATTACCCCCAGCAAATGAAAAAAACCCGCGATTCCAAAAGAAAAGCGGATATGGAAAAAGTGAGAAGCGCTTTGGAAATGTACCGGGCCGACAGCAATTGCTATCCGGAAGCTCTTAATTTTAACGGAACAACAGCCTTAACGTACAGCGGGCGTACGTATTTGGACCCTATCCCCGGTGATGCAACTCGCTATAGTTATACTTCTTCCGGGCCTGTTCTTTGCAGAAATGGTTTTCTTTTAAACGCCAGTTTGGAAACCGGCGGGGTCTATCAGGTGACGACCGAAGGTTCGAATGTCATTATTGTTACACCCACGCCGACACCAATACCAACGCCAATACCAACGCCGCAACAGTGCAAAACAATAAATGTGAGTTGCACCTATGATGGTGATTGTTGTGCCGGACTAGCGTGTTCTCCCGGGACTAGAACTTGCCAGTACTCTTGTAGTGTTTATGGCGGAGGGACATGTAACACGACATCTGGTTGTACCGGGCTTGGGAAAATATGTAGCGGTACATACTCGTATCCTAACTCTTGTGTTTCTAGTAAACCCTGTTGTTGCGTTGCGGGTAGCGATGGTGGTTTTTAA
- a CDS encoding type II secretion system GspH family protein, with translation MIRQDQHGPGKFTLARVLQVGSLYNKEMLKLKKNRGFTLIELLIVLVIISITIGILVITNIQTQMQKSRDLQRKADLTKIKTALEMYKTDNNTYPVAGSWRGACGDNGGSYDLSGPNGYIPNLSPQYIEELPKDPRSGQTNPLTVSICGTSWKSCYLYLSNGQNYKLLAHCSPEAPGALNNPNDLFYDPVRPQHAWQISTGSFLRSN, from the coding sequence ATGATTCGGCAAGACCAACATGGGCCTGGCAAGTTCACTCTGGCCCGGGTTCTGCAGGTTGGTAGTCTTTATAATAAAGAAATGCTAAAACTTAAAAAAAACAGAGGTTTTACCTTAATTGAACTTTTAATTGTTTTGGTGATTATTTCCATCACCATCGGGATTTTGGTGATAACGAATATCCAGACGCAAATGCAAAAATCCCGCGACCTGCAAAGAAAAGCAGACTTAACGAAAATAAAAACGGCCTTGGAAATGTATAAGACAGATAACAATACTTATCCCGTTGCGGGATCGTGGCGGGGGGCCTGCGGCGATAACGGAGGATCTTATGATCTCAGTGGCCCAAATGGATACATTCCTAATCTTTCTCCTCAATACATTGAAGAACTACCAAAAGATCCCCGGAGTGGACAGACTAACCCCCTTACTGTCTCAATTTGCGGGACTTCCTGGAAAAGTTGTTATCTTTATCTTTCTAACGGGCAAAATTATAAACTCTTAGCCCATTGTTCTCCGGAAGCTCCTGGTGCTCTTAATAATCCAAACGACCTTTTTTATGATCCCGTTAGACCACAACATGCTTGGCAAATTAGCACGGGTTCGTTTTTGAGATCAAATTAA
- a CDS encoding prepilin-type N-terminal cleavage/methylation domain-containing protein: MGKTDRGFTLIELLIVLVLVGIVSSFVIYTNVQTSLKKTRDATRKNDLSQLKNALEMYREINNNYPSSGGSWQGSGCGYGNYSTSGATGYIPNLAPTYIAKLPLDPRNGQSYPPCNDSASTCYLYRSDDGQNYKLLAHCSPEAPGAYSSNDLFYDSARPTWAWQVHSGPGSAGW, from the coding sequence ATGGGAAAAACTGATCGCGGCTTTACTTTAATCGAACTCCTAATCGTTCTTGTCCTGGTTGGGATCGTGAGCAGTTTCGTCATTTACACAAACGTCCAGACCTCTCTTAAAAAAACCCGCGACGCAACGAGAAAAAATGATTTGTCGCAATTAAAAAATGCCTTAGAGATGTACCGGGAAATTAATAATAACTATCCATCATCTGGAGGTTCTTGGCAGGGATCAGGATGCGGATATGGAAATTATTCAACCAGTGGAGCAACTGGTTATATTCCTAATTTGGCTCCGACTTATATTGCGAAATTGCCGCTTGATCCCAGAAATGGGCAATCTTATCCGCCTTGTAATGATAGCGCCTCGACTTGTTATCTTTATCGTTCTGATGATGGGCAAAATTATAAACTCTTAGCCCATTGTTCTCCGGAAGCGCCCGGTGCTTATAGTTCAAATGATCTTTTCTATGATTCGGCAAGACCAACATGGGCCTGGCAAGTTCACTCTGGCCCGGGTTCTGCAGGTTGGTAG
- a CDS encoding prepilin peptidase, whose translation MIFLFPLFFFCFGLVFGSFLNVLIYRLPNSLPLTGRSFCPKCKKKISWYDNLPLLSFLVLGGRCRHCHFPISWQYPFVELVTGVLTVLSIKYLVLSRQDLILTTYYLILIYALIVIFFIDLYHEIIPDEIVYPAIIITLIFSLYPNILISNLISGFLAGLLFLILFLLTSGRGMGFGDFKLAVLMGLFLGYPKIIVALYLAFLTGAAIGVILILRGKKKLKSHIPFGPFLAGSTIFALFYGHLLWEKLIAALL comes from the coding sequence ATGATTTTTTTGTTTCCACTTTTTTTCTTTTGTTTTGGTTTGGTATTCGGTTCGTTTTTGAATGTTTTGATTTATCGTTTACCCAATTCCCTTCCCCTTACCGGCCGCTCTTTTTGTCCTAAATGCAAAAAGAAAATTTCCTGGTATGATAACCTTCCGCTTCTTTCTTTTCTTGTTTTGGGCGGTCGTTGCCGGCATTGTCACTTCCCTATCAGTTGGCAATATCCTTTTGTGGAATTAGTGACGGGAGTACTTACAGTATTAAGTATTAAGTATTTAGTATTAAGCAGACAAGACTTAATACTTACTACCTACTACTTAATACTTATTTACGCTTTAATTGTCATTTTCTTTATTGATCTTTACCACGAAATAATTCCCGACGAAATCGTTTATCCGGCCATCATCATCACTCTCATCTTCTCCTTATATCCCAATATCCTTATATCGAATCTCATCTCCGGCTTTTTGGCCGGTCTCCTTTTTTTAATTTTATTTTTATTAACTTCCGGCCGGGGTATGGGTTTTGGGGATTTCAAATTAGCCGTTTTGATGGGTCTTTTTTTGGGCTATCCGAAAATTATCGTCGCTTTATACCTGGCTTTCTTGACAGGGGCCGCCATCGGTGTAATACTGATTTTAAGAGGCAAAAAAAAGTTAAAAAGTCATATTCCTTTTGGACCGTTTTTGGCAGGAAGCACGATTTTTGCCCTGTTTTACGGCCACCTTTTATGGGAAAAACTGATCGCGGCTTTACTTTAA
- a CDS encoding type II secretion system GspH family protein → MKRGFTLIELLVVIAILAVLSAGLFMVIDPLDKIRSANDAKAMNDIGQIATAMEAYATAHSSVYVLTTADLVTFGELKTAPTPPTGYTYTIGGTTSAPIVSTNLLSKKYTGGTSPTPAFVWCASNGKIGTSTGVGVCPP, encoded by the coding sequence ATGAAAAGAGGTTTTACTTTAATTGAGCTTTTGGTTGTGATCGCTATTTTAGCCGTTCTTTCAGCCGGGTTGTTTATGGTTATTGATCCTTTAGATAAGATACGCTCGGCCAACGACGCTAAAGCGATGAACGATATCGGGCAGATTGCTACCGCTATGGAGGCGTATGCCACAGCTCACAGTTCGGTTTACGTTTTGACAACAGCCGATTTGGTCACATTTGGAGAGTTAAAAACTGCGCCTACTCCACCAACAGGATATACGTATACGATTGGGGGAACGACTAGCGCGCCGATTGTTTCCACAAACTTGCTGTCTAAAAAATATACGGGTGGAACGTCGCCGACGCCTGCTTTTGTTTGGTGTGCGTCAAACGGGAAGATTGGAACAAGTACGGGAGTTGGTGTCTGTCCGCCATAA
- a CDS encoding four helix bundle protein, with amino-acid sequence MTEYQGGFRKLIVWRNSYSLRSLIYQITKRFPKIEFRRVSQMRDAARSAKQNIQEGYKRGTAGEYIQFLNISRGSLGELLGDIEDCREDRLITEDEYKKLDELCGKTDYLLTRQIQAILKMQREGTWRTFRDNP; translated from the coding sequence ATGACGGAATATCAAGGAGGATTTAGAAAATTAATCGTTTGGCGAAATAGTTATTCTTTAAGAAGTTTAATTTATCAAATTACTAAAAGATTTCCTAAAATTGAATTTAGAAGAGTAAGCCAAATGAGAGATGCAGCACGAAGCGCAAAACAAAATATACAAGAAGGATATAAACGAGGAACAGCAGGAGAATATATACAATTTCTTAATATCAGTCGAGGATCTTTAGGAGAATTATTAGGAGACATAGAAGATTGTCGAGAAGACAGATTAATAACAGAAGATGAATATAAAAAATTAGACGAATTATGTGGCAAGACAGATTATTTATTAACTCGTCAGATACAGGCAATCTTGAAAATGCAAAGAGAAGGAACGTGGCGAACTTTTCGTGATAATCCCTGA
- a CDS encoding type II secretion system F family protein — protein MALFNYKIRDQYGKRGTGVVEARTDRDAANLLREQGFLVINIVPATGKFSFSALTNNLKGVGFNDIVNFTRQLATMFVAGLTLTDALNILRGQKMNPAFTRVLDDVQHEVEAGNNFANALEKYPRYFSRSYVALIRAGEAGGMLDQVLTRLADNLEKEKEFQSKVKGAMIYPVIILIGMVIVMFLMMVLVVPRLTVMYKDFNVALPLTTRILIAISDFSVSFWWLILLLGVLSIFLFNLWKKTSIGAHLLDKFLFSLPVMGKLRQEIILTEFCRTLGLLVSAGLPIIEALNIVSGSIESILYQEGLKEVALKVEKGFPMGVLFAQNPLYPAILGQMTKVGEETGKLDDSLLKLSHYFETESEQMVKGLTTAIEPIIMVVLAVGVGFMIFSIIMPIYQLTNAF, from the coding sequence ATGGCGCTTTTTAATTATAAAATTAGGGATCAATACGGGAAGCGCGGCACCGGCGTGGTTGAGGCGCGGACCGATCGGGATGCGGCCAATCTTTTAAGAGAACAGGGTTTTTTGGTCATCAATATCGTCCCGGCGACCGGCAAATTCTCTTTTTCCGCTTTAACCAATAACCTCAAAGGCGTGGGTTTTAACGATATCGTCAATTTTACCCGACAATTGGCGACCATGTTTGTCGCCGGTTTAACCTTAACCGACGCTTTAAATATTCTGCGTGGCCAAAAAATGAATCCGGCTTTTACCAGGGTTTTAGATGATGTACAGCATGAGGTTGAGGCCGGCAATAATTTTGCCAATGCTTTGGAAAAATATCCCAGGTATTTTTCCCGAAGCTATGTTGCCTTAATCAGAGCCGGCGAAGCCGGCGGGATGCTTGATCAGGTTTTGACGAGACTGGCCGATAACTTGGAAAAAGAAAAAGAATTTCAATCAAAAGTTAAAGGAGCGATGATTTATCCGGTTATTATTTTAATCGGCATGGTCATTGTTATGTTCTTGATGATGGTTTTGGTGGTGCCAAGACTGACCGTGATGTATAAGGATTTTAACGTTGCCCTACCATTAACCACGAGAATTTTGATAGCGATTTCGGATTTTTCGGTTTCCTTTTGGTGGCTTATTTTACTTTTGGGAGTTTTGAGTATTTTTCTTTTTAATCTTTGGAAAAAAACTTCCATCGGCGCGCATCTTTTGGATAAATTTCTCTTCAGTTTACCGGTAATGGGAAAATTAAGACAGGAAATTATTTTAACCGAATTCTGTCGGACTTTAGGTCTTTTGGTGAGCGCGGGATTGCCCATTATTGAAGCTTTAAATATTGTCTCTGGGTCAATTGAAAGTATCCTTTATCAGGAGGGCTTAAAAGAGGTTGCCCTTAAAGTGGAAAAAGGTTTTCCTATGGGGGTGCTTTTTGCCCAGAATCCTCTTTATCCGGCCATTTTGGGACAAATGACGAAAGTCGGCGAAGAAACCGGCAAACTTGACGACTCGCTGCTTAAATTGTCTCATTATTTTGAGACCGAATCGGAACAAATGGTTAAAGGCTTGACAACCGCGATTGAACCCATAATAATGGTTGTATTGGCCGTCGGCGTTGGTTTCATGATCTTTTCGATCATCATGCCGATTTATCAGTTAACAAATGCTTTCTAA
- a CDS encoding type IV pilus twitching motility protein PilT has protein sequence MNIQELLNETNRRGASDLHLVVGMQPTLRIDGFLVPLSDKELLTAEEAESLILAILSPEQKELFLANKELDFSYGTDQARFRVNVYFQKGSMAAAFRLIPFKIRSIDELNLPQICHTFASLRQGFILMTGPTGHGKSTTLAAIIDEINQTRATHIITIEDPIEYVYPKGKSMVSQREMHLDSHSWEVSLRSCLREDPDVVLIGEMRDYETISAALTIAETGHLVFATLHTNSAAQTVDRIVDVFPEHTKAQVRMQLSATLEGILSQRLLPAVGGGRIPACEILTATPAVKTTIREGKTHLIDNIIQTSAELGMISLEGTLARLVKAGKITLEVAQSFALKPEELDRLTKGRRS, from the coding sequence GTGAATATTCAAGAATTATTAAACGAAACAAACCGCCGAGGGGCCTCGGACCTTCATCTGGTGGTGGGGATGCAACCGACCCTAAGAATTGACGGTTTCCTTGTTCCCCTTTCTGACAAAGAACTTCTAACCGCCGAAGAAGCCGAGTCGTTGATTTTGGCGATTTTAAGTCCGGAACAAAAAGAACTTTTTTTAGCTAATAAAGAGCTTGATTTTAGTTACGGAACCGATCAGGCCAGGTTTCGGGTAAATGTCTATTTTCAAAAAGGTTCGATGGCGGCGGCTTTCAGATTAATTCCTTTTAAAATAAGGTCAATTGACGAGCTTAATTTGCCCCAGATTTGTCATACTTTTGCGTCTCTAAGACAAGGTTTTATCCTCATGACCGGTCCGACCGGCCACGGTAAATCAACGACCTTGGCGGCGATCATTGACGAAATTAATCAGACTCGGGCAACGCATATTATTACGATTGAAGATCCGATTGAATACGTTTATCCTAAAGGTAAGTCCATGGTTTCACAGCGAGAAATGCATCTTGACAGTCATTCCTGGGAAGTTTCTCTGCGTTCGTGTTTGCGTGAGGATCCTGATGTTGTTTTAATCGGCGAAATGCGCGATTATGAGACGATTTCCGCGGCCCTAACGATTGCCGAAACCGGTCATTTGGTTTTTGCGACTTTGCATACCAACTCCGCCGCGCAAACCGTTGACCGTATTGTTGATGTTTTTCCCGAACATACGAAAGCGCAAGTGAGAATGCAATTATCAGCAACTTTGGAAGGAATTTTATCACAAAGATTATTGCCGGCGGTCGGCGGCGGCCGCATTCCCGCCTGCGAGATTTTAACGGCAACCCCGGCCGTGAAAACGACGATCCGGGAAGGCAAAACACATTTGATTGATAATATTATCCAAACTTCGGCGGAACTGGGGATGATTTCGCTTGAAGGAACCCTGGCCCGTTTAGTTAAGGCCGGAAAAATTACCCTGGAAGTTGCCCAAAGCTTTGCTTTAAAACCGGAAGAGTTGGATCGTTTAACCAAGGGCAGACGCAGTTAA
- a CDS encoding GspE/PulE family protein — protein sequence MVDSAQTLVDLLAADKVITPEIASSVKVESLNSGISIEEIVTRKKLTTPEQIGKAKAKLLNVPFVTLTGKGVSPEILTYIPEPVARRYNLFPFNFDDKKNLLSVAMADPLDLQVIEFVERKSGKKIVPFLALPEEIKEIIDQQYSQNLTTEVTAALKETSLPSVRTFEAGKLGEVIREAPIAKIVSTLLEFAIKSRASDIHIEPGEDKTRVRYRIDGILHEKIALPKSVHEAVVSRIKILSDMKIDERRVPQDGRFNFKMGEEEVDLRISTLPTSFGEKVVMRLLKKSGGVPSLPELGLRGTALKNLEIAILRPHGIILVTGPTGSGKTTTLYAVLSRLNTIRVNIVTLEDPVEYQIAGVNQVQVNPQAGLTFATGLKAFLRQDPNIILVGEIRDSETTGLAIQAALTGHLVFSTLHTNNASTALPRLLDMGAEPFLVASSLNAIVGQRICRKICPECKESYEPAPEVVEDIKKVLGNLFPPLKGAVKLYKGKGCQECNGTGYFGRVGVFEVLPISEKIGRMVLERASADQVEKQAVEEGMITMKQDGYLKVIEGITTIEEVLRVAQD from the coding sequence ATGGTTGATTCTGCCCAAACACTGGTTGATCTTTTAGCTGCGGATAAAGTTATTACTCCGGAAATTGCCTCGAGTGTTAAGGTTGAAAGTTTAAACAGCGGGATTTCGATTGAAGAGATCGTTACCAGAAAAAAACTGACCACCCCAGAACAAATAGGCAAAGCGAAGGCAAAACTTTTAAATGTTCCTTTTGTCACCTTAACCGGTAAAGGTGTTTCGCCGGAGATTTTAACTTATATTCCCGAGCCTGTCGCCAGGCGCTATAATCTTTTCCCCTTTAATTTTGACGACAAAAAAAATCTTTTATCGGTAGCCATGGCCGACCCTTTAGATTTGCAGGTGATTGAATTCGTGGAAAGAAAATCCGGTAAAAAAATTGTGCCTTTTTTGGCTTTGCCCGAAGAAATTAAAGAAATCATTGATCAGCAGTACTCTCAAAATTTAACGACTGAAGTCACGGCTGCCTTAAAAGAAACTTCCCTGCCGTCGGTAAGGACTTTTGAGGCGGGTAAATTGGGTGAAGTTATCAGAGAAGCGCCGATTGCCAAAATAGTTTCGACTCTTCTCGAATTTGCCATTAAGTCAAGGGCCTCTGATATTCATATCGAACCGGGTGAAGACAAAACGAGGGTTCGTTATCGAATTGACGGTATTTTGCACGAAAAAATCGCCCTGCCCAAATCAGTTCACGAGGCCGTGGTTTCCAGAATAAAAATTTTATCGGATATGAAAATTGACGAACGCCGGGTGCCCCAGGACGGCCGTTTCAATTTTAAAATGGGTGAAGAAGAGGTTGATTTGCGTATTTCCACCCTGCCGACGTCTTTCGGGGAAAAAGTCGTTATGCGACTTTTGAAAAAAAGCGGTGGCGTTCCTTCTTTGCCGGAACTAGGTCTTCGCGGTACGGCTTTGAAAAATTTGGAAATTGCCATTTTGCGGCCGCACGGTATTATTTTAGTCACGGGACCGACCGGTTCCGGGAAAACCACGACTTTATACGCGGTTTTGTCAAGATTAAATACCATCAGGGTCAATATCGTCACTTTGGAAGACCCCGTTGAATACCAAATTGCCGGTGTTAATCAGGTGCAGGTTAATCCTCAAGCCGGCTTAACCTTTGCTACCGGCCTAAAAGCTTTCTTGCGTCAGGATCCGAATATTATTTTGGTGGGAGAAATTCGGGATAGCGAAACAACCGGCCTGGCCATCCAGGCGGCCTTAACCGGTCATTTGGTTTTTTCGACCCTGCACACCAATAATGCCTCGACAGCCCTGCCCCGGCTTTTGGATATGGGGGCGGAGCCTTTCTTGGTGGCGTCCTCTTTAAACGCCATTGTCGGCCAGCGGATTTGCCGTAAAATTTGTCCGGAGTGCAAAGAATCTTACGAACCGGCACCCGAAGTCGTTGAAGATATTAAAAAAGTCTTGGGTAATTTATTTCCGCCTCTTAAAGGGGCGGTTAAACTTTACAAAGGTAAGGGTTGCCAGGAATGTAACGGTACCGGTTATTTCGGCCGGGTGGGCGTTTTTGAGGTTTTACCGATTTCGGAAAAAATCGGTCGGATGGTTTTGGAAAGAGCGTCCGCGGACCAAGTGGAAAAACAAGCGGTTGAAGAAGGCATGATCACGATGAAACAAGACGGTTACTTGAAAGTTATTGAGGGGATAACGACAATAGAGGAAGTTTTAAGAGTCGCCCAAGATTAG
- a CDS encoding type IIA DNA topoisomerase subunit B — MPKSQDYSQKSSAYSQKSSAYTGKHIVVLEGLEPVRKRPAMYIGSTDKRGLHHIVTEIIDNSVDEALAGFAHHVWITLHQDKTVTIMDDGRGIPVDLMPQYQKSALEIVMTKLHAGGKFDSRVYKVSGGLHGVGASVVNALSAFMKVYVKRDGKVYTQEYKAGIPQGPVKPTTQETLPSETGTKTVFLPDKEIFKEGIDLDLEILKKSVRERAYLISKLFFHLLDERTDEEFNFYFEGGISSLVEELNQNKEVLIKPIYLHKQVDSMEVEVAIQYNDSFTETVESFVNVINTADGGTHLTGFRMALTRAINDYGKKISAIKDGEEGITGEDTREGLTAVIFVKMPSQNVQFEGQTKGKLGNAEVQPLVQNAVKETLDVYFEENPGEARRILEKVLLAARARLAAKAAKDAIIRKGALEGSTLPGKLADCQEKNPEQSELFIVEGDSAGGSAKQGRDRKFQAILPLGGKILNTERARLDKIIEFEELKDLIIALGMGIGESLTPEKLRYHRIIIMSDADVDGEHIATLLLTFFYRHLPYIIQNGHLYLAQPPLYKIQIGKLIFYAYSDEEKEQILKDQKSGGTLTVQRYKGLGEMNPSQLWETTMDPQTRILRQVNIADAGSADQVFTMLMGEEVPPRKRFIQTHAKTATLDI, encoded by the coding sequence ATGCCTAAATCTCAAGATTATTCCCAGAAAAGCTCTGCTTATTCCCAGAAAAGCTCTGCTTATACCGGTAAACATATTGTCGTTTTAGAGGGCCTTGAGCCGGTTCGCAAAAGACCGGCCATGTATATCGGCTCGACCGACAAAAGAGGCCTCCATCATATCGTCACCGAAATTATTGACAACTCCGTGGATGAAGCTTTGGCTGGCTTTGCCCATCATGTCTGGATTACCCTTCATCAGGATAAAACGGTCACGATTATGGATGACGGCCGGGGGATTCCGGTTGACCTTATGCCTCAATATCAAAAATCCGCCTTGGAAATTGTCATGACCAAGCTTCACGCCGGCGGCAAATTTGACTCCCGAGTTTATAAAGTTTCCGGGGGCTTACACGGCGTCGGTGCTTCGGTGGTCAACGCTCTTTCTGCCTTTATGAAGGTTTATGTCAAAAGAGACGGCAAAGTTTATACCCAAGAGTACAAAGCCGGCATCCCGCAAGGTCCGGTTAAACCAACCACCCAAGAAACCTTACCTTCTGAAACCGGCACGAAAACCGTCTTTTTACCCGATAAGGAAATCTTTAAAGAGGGGATTGATTTGGATCTGGAAATTTTGAAAAAATCGGTCCGGGAAAGAGCTTATCTTATTTCTAAACTTTTTTTCCATCTTTTGGACGAACGAACGGATGAAGAGTTTAATTTTTATTTTGAGGGCGGAATTTCGTCTTTGGTCGAAGAACTTAACCAAAATAAGGAAGTTTTAATCAAACCCATCTATCTTCATAAACAGGTTGATTCCATGGAAGTTGAGGTCGCTATTCAATACAACGACAGCTTTACCGAAACCGTCGAGTCTTTTGTCAATGTCATTAATACGGCCGACGGCGGCACGCATTTAACCGGCTTCCGTATGGCCTTAACCCGAGCCATTAATGATTACGGCAAAAAAATCAGCGCCATCAAAGACGGCGAGGAGGGGATTACCGGCGAAGACACCAGGGAGGGCTTAACCGCAGTCATTTTTGTCAAAATGCCTTCGCAAAACGTCCAGTTTGAAGGACAAACCAAGGGCAAATTAGGCAATGCCGAAGTCCAACCTTTAGTCCAAAACGCGGTCAAGGAAACTTTAGACGTTTATTTCGAGGAAAATCCCGGCGAGGCCAGAAGAATTTTGGAAAAAGTGCTTTTAGCGGCCAGAGCCAGGTTAGCGGCTAAAGCCGCCAAAGACGCCATTATCAGAAAGGGCGCTTTGGAAGGCAGCACTTTGCCTGGCAAACTTGCCGATTGTCAGGAAAAAAATCCCGAGCAATCGGAACTTTTTATTGTTGAGGGTGATTCGGCCGGCGGTTCGGCCAAACAAGGCCGGGACCGCAAATTTCAGGCCATCTTGCCTTTGGGCGGCAAAATTTTAAATACCGAACGAGCCCGGCTGGATAAAATCATCGAATTTGAAGAGCTTAAGGATTTAATTATTGCCTTAGGTATGGGCATCGGCGAAAGTTTGACGCCGGAAAAACTGCGTTATCACCGAATTATCATCATGTCGGACGCGGATGTGGACGGCGAGCATATCGCGACCTTACTTTTAACCTTTTTCTATCGCCATCTTCCCTATATTATCCAAAACGGCCATTTATATTTGGCGCAACCGCCTTTGTACAAAATCCAAATTGGTAAATTAATTTTTTACGCTTATTCCGATGAGGAAAAAGAGCAGATTTTAAAAGATCAAAAAAGCGGCGGCACTTTAACGGTTCAACGTTATAAAGGTTTGGGAGAAATGAACCCCAGCCAACTTTGGGAAACAACCATGGATCCGCAAACTCGCATTTTAAGACAGGTTAATATTGCTGACGCCGGTTCGGCGGATCAGGTTTTTACGATGCTCATGGGTGAAGAAGTTCCGCCCAGAAAACGCTTTATCCAAACGCACGCCAAAACAGCAACTCTAGACATATAA